In Panacibacter ginsenosidivorans, the following proteins share a genomic window:
- a CDS encoding c-type cytochrome domain-containing protein, translating into MKKSVYLVVLIVIIFFACQRQVSNPEYNSGGNNADSLANESILDAKAPTVCFEGEVLPIFQTNCAKSGCHDATSHKEGYVFDNYKHITAKGIVPYQPHESEVYQVIAEGEMPPKGNPKLTTEQVTLIRRWIRQGALNTKNCITCDTTQYTYSGTISGIFETNCIGCHSTNNASGGIDLSTYAGASVVALNGRLVGAVTHAPGYSPMPQNAPMLPDCNITQIEKWVAAGAPNN; encoded by the coding sequence ATGAAAAAGTCAGTTTATCTGGTTGTATTAATCGTTATTATCTTCTTTGCTTGTCAGCGTCAGGTTAGCAATCCCGAATATAACTCGGGCGGAAATAATGCTGATAGTCTTGCAAACGAAAGTATATTGGATGCCAAAGCACCAACTGTTTGCTTTGAAGGTGAAGTATTACCTATCTTTCAAACCAACTGTGCCAAGAGCGGATGTCACGATGCAACCTCACATAAAGAAGGGTATGTATTTGATAATTACAAACATATTACTGCAAAAGGCATAGTGCCTTACCAGCCGCATGAAAGTGAAGTGTACCAGGTGATTGCAGAAGGAGAAATGCCTCCAAAAGGTAATCCCAAATTAACAACAGAGCAGGTTACGCTCATAAGAAGATGGATAAGGCAAGGCGCTTTAAATACAAAGAACTGCATTACATGCGACACCACGCAATATACCTACAGCGGAACTATATCAGGAATTTTTGAAACAAATTGTATTGGTTGCCATAGCACCAACAATGCTAGTGGTGGTATAGATCTGTCAACTTATGCAGGCGCATCAGTAGTAGCGCTTAATGGACGATTGGTAGGCGCTGTAACACATGCTCCGGGATATTCACCAATGCCACAGAATGCCCCAATGCTGCCCGATTGCAACATAACACAGATCGAAAAATGGGTAGCTGCAGGTGCTCCCAATAATTAA
- a CDS encoding class I SAM-dependent methyltransferase produces the protein MLYQLQLQEFAFKEINIHVYVPERAQVQSVYKQQRDINDATPFPYWAKIWPAAYALSNFIIEHNHFVKNKNVAELAAGLALPSFVAAKYAAIVCCSDHSADAIEVVQQSVLYNRCTNIKATVFDWQKLPVDFSADVVLLSDINYAPEIFDALYNMLLLFLKKGITVILSTPQRLMAKTFIGRILPFVIQQENIVVPDNDTIVTIAVFVLK, from the coding sequence ATGTTATATCAACTGCAGTTACAGGAATTTGCATTTAAAGAAATAAATATTCATGTGTATGTACCTGAGCGTGCGCAGGTGCAAAGCGTATATAAACAGCAGAGAGATATTAATGATGCAACGCCTTTTCCTTACTGGGCTAAAATATGGCCTGCAGCTTATGCTTTATCCAACTTTATAATAGAGCATAATCATTTTGTAAAAAATAAAAACGTTGCGGAACTTGCTGCAGGGCTTGCATTACCATCGTTTGTTGCTGCAAAATATGCGGCCATTGTTTGCTGCAGCGATCACTCAGCTGATGCAATTGAAGTTGTGCAGCAATCTGTTTTATACAACAGGTGTACCAACATAAAAGCAACTGTGTTTGACTGGCAAAAATTGCCCGTTGATTTTTCTGCTGATGTTGTGTTACTAAGTGATATTAATTATGCACCTGAGATATTTGATGCGCTCTACAATATGCTTTTATTGTTTTTAAAAAAAGGAATCACTGTTATACTGAGTACACCACAGCGTTTAATGGCAAAAACATTTATTGGAAGAATACTTCCTTTTGTAATACAACAGGAAAATATAGTTGTGCCGGATAATGATACAATTGTAACTATAGCGGTCTTTGTTTTAAAATAG
- a CDS encoding 3-keto-disaccharide hydrolase, protein MKHFATISFLALLICHLPVNIFSQTINLFDGKDLNGWHADVPELDTNKSAVFPFIIRNGMLVSLGTPQGHLITDTVYQNYRLAVEYRFAGVPGNCGVLVHASTPRALYKMFPKSIEAQMMHDNAGDFWCIVEDIKVPDMEKRRGPKENWGITEGKERRIINLTDSSEKPVGEWNTMIVECVGRSIKIWVNGDLVNYGFDCTADKGNIAIQAEGSEVEFRKVQLTPITKLSADDAHK, encoded by the coding sequence ATGAAACATTTTGCAACTATATCTTTTCTTGCTTTATTGATCTGCCATCTGCCTGTCAATATCTTTTCGCAAACAATAAATCTTTTCGATGGAAAAGATCTGAATGGATGGCATGCAGATGTTCCTGAACTGGACACTAATAAAAGTGCGGTCTTTCCTTTTATTATCCGCAATGGGATGCTGGTAAGTCTTGGCACACCACAAGGGCATTTAATAACAGATACAGTATACCAGAATTACAGGCTTGCAGTAGAATACCGCTTTGCAGGTGTGCCGGGCAATTGTGGTGTGCTGGTGCATGCATCTACCCCAAGAGCATTGTATAAGATGTTTCCCAAATCAATAGAAGCACAAATGATGCATGATAATGCAGGCGATTTCTGGTGCATTGTAGAAGATATAAAAGTGCCCGATATGGAAAAACGTCGTGGACCAAAAGAAAACTGGGGCATTACAGAAGGTAAAGAAAGACGCATCATTAATCTTACAGACAGTTCTGAAAAACCTGTGGGTGAATGGAACACAATGATAGTTGAATGTGTGGGCCGGTCAATTAAGATATGGGTAAACGGCGATCTCGTAAATTATGGCTTTGATTGCACAGCAGATAAAGGAAATATTGCAATACAGGCAGAGGGGTCAGAAGTTGAATTTCGCAAAGTGCAGTTAACGCCTATTACAAAACTTTCTGCAGATGATGCACACAAATAA
- a CDS encoding DUF5655 domain-containing protein — translation MWTCPLCNRQFVKSNQQHSCNDKTLADFLKGKSQHTISLFWHFTQCYEQIGNIAIQPTKTMIAFAAKKRFAYITRLGKDFIDIVLPFKEPYNDNLCFHKIAKVPGQQQFNHHFRMQQTDDVNEEVQHFMKLAYESGL, via the coding sequence ATGTGGACATGCCCTTTGTGCAACAGGCAATTTGTTAAGAGCAACCAACAACATTCCTGCAATGATAAAACATTAGCAGATTTTCTTAAAGGAAAATCCCAGCATACTATTTCACTTTTCTGGCATTTTACTCAATGTTATGAACAGATCGGCAACATTGCTATACAACCCACAAAAACAATGATCGCTTTTGCAGCAAAGAAACGCTTCGCTTACATAACACGGCTCGGTAAAGATTTTATTGATATTGTTCTTCCGTTTAAAGAACCTTACAACGATAATTTATGTTTTCATAAAATAGCAAAAGTGCCAGGCCAGCAGCAATTCAATCACCATTTTCGTATGCAACAAACAGATGATGTGAATGAAGAAGTGCAACATTTTATGAAGCTGGCATATGAAAGTGGTTTGTAA